A stretch of DNA from Acipenser ruthenus chromosome 21, fAciRut3.2 maternal haplotype, whole genome shotgun sequence:
TTTGCAGCAAGGGGCATTTTTTAAAGGTTTGTGACAAACAGGTAATAGGTAAGCCTTGTTTTTTCCTTTAAATTTCAAGGCAATGCAAAAAGCACCAGATCAAAATATTGCTTTTAGGCGTTGTTTTCAAAGGTGTATAGTGCAGCACCTGTACACACACATTGAATCACCAGTGGGGGCATCACGCAGGCGCAGTGTGAATAAACTGGTTAGTGACGAGATGCAGGAAACTGTTTTGGTTTGGTAGAGCGgttttaaaaacagtgttttaatttgttttgggtTGACTTCGCTACTGACTTGATGAGTGCAAAATAAACCCCGTTTTAAATGAGTCATTCGCGTTTATTAACTAGACTATTCAAAGCTGTTGTAACGTTTTAGTTAGGTcatttttaagaataaaaagagGCGGCCTCCAACCACGCCGCACTTTCCTACAACTGGAACCGCCCTACAAGCACTGTAACGAGAGGGCTTTCTCATCACCCCGCAAAATCAAAAACATACGAAACTACTCCTCTAGGGCTAACACAATGTCAAAAAAAGATAACAAAACGGTAGGGGAAACAATACCCTGTTCGGCTACTTAATTAACCTTCGTCAAATAATTACCTGtataatatttttgttgttgtaaaaaaaaaaaaaagtcgataTTTTATGACAGTTCTAATTTTGACCTAATGGGGGCAGCAACATGTATATACCGTACTGTAATACACACTGAACAAATGAGCTGCACTGACCATAACCAGATACACAATATTCAATAGAAGAGTTcgatattgtattatattatttaacGACGTAGTCATGTCAAAGTGGAATTCATCATATTTTGATCCACACAGCACTATCAATTGGTGTGTACCTGTAATAATATCTAACGTACTTTCAAAATTTGCCTTCCAGAAAAAGTCTCAGAGCAAGAATACACCACTATCCCCTGAAGTTCCCACAGGTCCAGTGTCACGTGATAAAACAGGCTGCCTGACCATCATCATACATGCCAAACCTGGGGCCAAACAAAACGCCATTACAGGTGTGGTTAACAGTACAGGTTTGCCTTCGTTTAACgtggaatattaaaaaaatagtttgtgCAAATATAGTCATTTCTGGGACAAAGATGTGTTTCTCGTtttcatattgaattaaatacagaaataatgaaTTTCTATTTTTATCTGTAAGAAAGCAGCACTGTCATTTGGTAAACATTGAAATAAACCTCCTACCTGGTCAAATGACCTTAtaagcaaaagagaaaaacacttcctattaatacatttcaagcaggAAAATAAAGACTGGTCTTTAAATGTATAAAGCATTTGCATGGCTCCGTGGTTGTATTTGTGttcattttgcttttgtttagATGTATCAACAGAAGCAGTCGGTGTCGCTATAGCAGCACCTCCCTCAGACGGGGAAGCCAATGCAGAACTTGTTTGGTATCTCTCCAAGGTCCTGGAACTGAAGAAAAGTCAAGTAACCCTAGATAAGGTGCGCTGCGAATGTTCATCTTAAGGACCC
This window harbors:
- the LOC117962558 gene encoding UPF0235 protein C15orf40 homolog — its product is MSKKDNKTKKSQSKNTPLSPEVPTGPVSRDKTGCLTIIIHAKPGAKQNAITDVSTEAVGVAIAAPPSDGEANAELVWYLSKVLELKKSQVTLDKGCKSREKIVKLSASVSPEEVLERLKKEAANS